One stretch of Thalassovita sp. DNA includes these proteins:
- a CDS encoding type II toxin-antitoxin system HipA family toxin, with protein MVEVWIDWKGLKRVGMLHRTAGRGRERVSFTYHDDWLADENAFGLSPDMPLVRGQFVPEAGQDMLAPLGDSAPDTWGRTVMRRYEGRMAEAEGRRPRVLQETDYLLGVNDETRLGALRFKVEGVFQAREGIGVPALVSLGDLLHASQRVLRGEETAEDLKMLFAPGSSLGGARPKASILDQHGRLSVAKFPKETDTYCVERWEAIALELARRAGITVSDHTLEMAGDKPVFLSHRFDRNEDGRIPFISAMAMLGGKDGESYSYLDLADIITSESVTPDQDREELYRRVAFSILVTNLDDHMRNHGFLRGRGGWHLSPAYDINPVPNQPRVLKSYVDDDNPDASIALHRAQHESYLLERGEADRIIAEVADATMAWRDVARALGAPEREIKEMATAFEHEEADLARS; from the coding sequence ATGGTTGAGGTCTGGATCGACTGGAAGGGGCTGAAACGGGTTGGTATGCTCCACCGTACAGCTGGGCGGGGCCGAGAGCGGGTCTCCTTTACCTATCATGACGATTGGCTTGCCGACGAAAATGCCTTCGGGCTTTCGCCGGACATGCCACTCGTCAGAGGGCAATTCGTGCCGGAAGCGGGGCAGGATATGCTTGCGCCACTCGGGGATTCTGCCCCGGACACCTGGGGCAGAACGGTGATGCGGCGCTATGAGGGGCGCATGGCAGAGGCCGAAGGGCGACGTCCGAGAGTGCTGCAAGAAACCGACTACCTGCTTGGGGTGAATGATGAGACCCGTTTGGGTGCGCTGCGTTTCAAGGTTGAAGGAGTGTTTCAAGCCCGCGAGGGCATTGGCGTGCCTGCGCTGGTGAGCCTCGGAGATTTGCTTCATGCGTCTCAGCGCGTTCTGCGCGGGGAGGAGACCGCAGAGGACCTCAAAATGCTGTTTGCTCCGGGAAGCTCGCTAGGTGGCGCACGGCCGAAGGCCAGCATCCTTGACCAGCACGGCCGTCTTTCTGTCGCCAAGTTCCCGAAAGAGACGGACACTTATTGCGTAGAACGCTGGGAAGCCATCGCACTGGAGCTCGCAAGGCGCGCCGGAATCACGGTTTCTGATCACACGCTTGAGATGGCTGGCGACAAGCCTGTTTTCCTGTCCCATCGGTTTGACCGGAACGAGGACGGCAGGATCCCGTTTATCTCAGCTATGGCGATGCTGGGCGGCAAGGATGGCGAAAGCTACAGCTATTTGGACCTGGCCGATATCATCACCTCAGAAAGCGTCACTCCCGATCAAGACCGCGAAGAGCTCTACCGGCGGGTTGCCTTTTCCATTCTCGTGACGAACCTCGATGACCATATGCGCAATCACGGGTTTCTGCGTGGGCGTGGCGGATGGCACCTCTCACCAGCCTACGACATCAACCCTGTGCCGAACCAACCGCGTGTGCTCAAAAGCTACGTTGATGACGACAACCCGGACGCCAGTATCGCCCTGCACCGCGCGCAACATGAATCCTATCTTCTCGAACGCGGCGAGGCAGATCGCATCATTGCAGAGGTAGCCGACGCGACGATGGCTTGGCGTGACGTTGCCCGTGCCTTGGGTGCTCCGGAGAGGGAAATCAAGGAGATGGCGACAGCCTTCGAGCACGAGGAAGCGGATTTGGCGCGATCGTGA
- a CDS encoding helix-turn-helix transcriptional regulator, whose protein sequence is MAVSIKMPRAARKELVTLGENIRVARLRRKLTAEIVAQRAGTTRQTIAKIESGNPAVKIGTYVAVLQALGLLKGWGDLDDPVGEQMALDDLPQRARLKNG, encoded by the coding sequence ATGGCTGTTTCGATCAAAATGCCCAGAGCGGCGCGTAAGGAGCTCGTGACACTTGGGGAAAACATTCGCGTTGCACGACTGCGCCGCAAACTGACCGCTGAGATTGTTGCGCAGCGTGCTGGCACAACGCGGCAGACCATCGCCAAGATCGAAAGCGGTAACCCTGCAGTCAAGATCGGCACCTACGTTGCCGTATTGCAGGCGCTCGGCCTCTTGAAAGGCTGGGGGGATCTGGATGACCCGGTCGGTGAGCAGATGGCCTTGGATGACCTTCCGCAGCGTGCGAGACTAAAAAATGGTTGA